In one window of Acidobacteriota bacterium DNA:
- the glgC gene encoding glucose-1-phosphate adenylyltransferase, with product MFDDTLVIVLAGGAGERLFPLTKERAKPAVYFGGPYRIIDFTLSNCLNSGLRRIFIATQYKSLSLNRHIRMGWNVVAEELGEFIEILPPQKRVGEHWYLGTADAVYQNLYSIVRESPRHIIVLSGDHVYKMDYGRMLDFHKSRGAAVTLGALDVPVADATRFGVLQVDEHDRVVGFEEKPEHPKTVPGAPHVALGSMGIYVFDADVLVAALETNAATDSHHDFGKDIIPALIRDAAVYAHRFHDENKKEAQYWRDIGTLDAYYEANMDLCAVNPEFNLYDPEWPLRTHQIQAPPAKFVFADDTRRGRALDSIISAGCIVSGSRIKGSVLCPNVRVHSYCQIDESILMPGVRVGRHARIRRAIIDRDVVIPRGALIGYDLEEDRRRHTVTEKGVVVVTVDDDPLVGEIDPAIAAVEAEHDRRGAFVRDDH from the coding sequence ATGTTCGACGACACACTCGTCATCGTCCTCGCCGGCGGCGCCGGTGAACGCCTGTTCCCCCTCACGAAGGAGCGGGCCAAGCCGGCCGTGTACTTCGGCGGACCCTATCGCATCATCGACTTCACGCTCAGCAACTGCCTGAACTCGGGCCTGCGGCGGATCTTCATCGCGACGCAGTACAAGTCGCTCTCGCTCAACCGGCACATCCGGATGGGCTGGAACGTGGTCGCCGAGGAACTCGGCGAGTTCATCGAGATCCTGCCGCCGCAGAAGCGCGTCGGCGAGCACTGGTACCTGGGCACGGCCGATGCGGTGTACCAGAACCTGTACTCCATCGTTCGCGAGAGCCCGCGTCACATCATCGTGCTGTCGGGCGACCACGTCTACAAGATGGACTACGGTCGGATGCTCGACTTCCACAAGTCGCGGGGAGCCGCGGTCACGCTCGGCGCCCTCGACGTGCCCGTGGCCGACGCGACCCGCTTCGGCGTGCTGCAGGTCGACGAGCACGACCGCGTCGTCGGCTTCGAGGAGAAGCCCGAGCACCCCAAGACGGTGCCCGGGGCGCCCCACGTGGCCCTCGGGTCGATGGGCATCTACGTGTTCGATGCCGACGTCCTCGTGGCGGCGCTCGAGACGAACGCCGCCACCGACTCGCACCACGATTTCGGCAAGGACATCATTCCCGCGCTCATCCGCGACGCCGCCGTGTACGCCCATCGCTTCCACGACGAGAACAAGAAGGAAGCCCAGTACTGGCGCGACATCGGCACGCTCGACGCGTACTACGAGGCCAACATGGACCTCTGCGCGGTCAACCCCGAGTTCAACCTGTACGACCCGGAGTGGCCGCTCCGGACGCACCAGATCCAGGCGCCGCCGGCCAAGTTCGTCTTCGCCGACGACACGCGACGCGGGCGCGCGCTCGACTCGATCATCTCGGCCGGGTGCATCGTCTCGGGCAGCCGGATCAAGGGGAGCGTGCTCTGCCCGAACGTGCGCGTGCACAGCTACTGCCAGATCGACGAGAGCATCCTGATGCCCGGTGTGCGGGTCGGCCGCCACGCCCGCATCCGGCGCGCCATCATCGACCGCGACGTCGTCATCCCCAGAGGAGCCCTCATCGGCTACGACCTCGAAGAAGACCGGCGACGGCACACGGTGACCGAGAAGGGCGTGGTGGTCGTCACGGTCGACGACGATCCCCTCGTGGGCGAGATCGACCCGGCGATTGCGGCCGTCGAGGCGGAGCACGACCGCCGTGGCGCATTCGTGCGCGACGACCATTGA
- a CDS encoding methylmalonyl-CoA mutase, with the protein MPAPTFTPVDLASWDPDTELGYPGTFPFTRGIQPTMYRGRLWTMRQYAGFGTAAESNARYRYLLEQGVSGLSVAFDLPTQIGYDSDHALAAGEVGKVGVAIDSIEDMAELFDGIPLDRVSTSMTINATASILLALYIAVARRQGVPASKLSGTIQNDVLKEYVARGTYIYPPRASLRIITDIFAFCERELPHWNTISISGYHIREAGSTAVQEVAFTFANAMAYVQSAIDAGLDVNALGQRLSFFFNCHNDFLEEIAKFRAARRLWARIMRDRFGATNPRAQQLRFHTQTAGSTLTAQQPDNNIVRVALQALAAVLGGTQSLHCNGRDEALALPTEDSARIALRTQQVVAHESGVANTIDPVAGSWAIEAMTNRIEQGAVELLDRIDRLGGTLTAIETGAIQREIQESAYRAQLAIDGGEQVVVGVNRFQDESSPGVDVLRIDPEIERRQVDRLRAVRAGRDVTSWRAGLDAVSQAARDGSNLLPAILRAVEARATVGEIADAMRVVFGEYREQSLG; encoded by the coding sequence ATGCCTGCGCCGACCTTCACGCCCGTCGACCTCGCGAGCTGGGATCCCGACACCGAGCTCGGCTACCCCGGCACGTTTCCCTTCACCCGCGGGATCCAGCCGACGATGTACCGAGGCCGGCTCTGGACGATGCGCCAGTACGCGGGCTTCGGGACGGCTGCCGAGTCGAACGCGCGGTATCGCTACCTGCTCGAGCAGGGCGTCAGCGGGCTCAGCGTCGCCTTCGACCTGCCGACACAGATCGGCTACGACTCCGACCACGCCCTCGCGGCGGGCGAGGTCGGCAAGGTCGGCGTCGCCATCGATTCAATCGAGGACATGGCGGAGCTGTTCGACGGCATTCCGCTCGACCGCGTGTCGACGTCGATGACGATCAACGCGACGGCGTCGATCCTGCTCGCGCTCTACATCGCGGTCGCGCGGCGGCAGGGGGTGCCGGCATCGAAGCTCTCGGGCACCATCCAGAACGACGTCCTCAAGGAGTACGTCGCACGCGGCACCTACATCTATCCCCCGCGCGCGTCGCTGCGAATCATCACGGACATCTTCGCGTTCTGCGAACGCGAGCTGCCGCACTGGAACACGATCTCGATCAGCGGGTATCACATCCGCGAAGCGGGCTCGACGGCGGTGCAGGAGGTGGCGTTCACCTTCGCCAACGCCATGGCCTACGTGCAGTCGGCCATCGACGCGGGGCTCGACGTGAACGCCCTCGGCCAGCGGCTGTCGTTCTTCTTCAACTGCCACAACGACTTCCTCGAGGAGATCGCCAAGTTCCGCGCCGCGCGCCGGCTCTGGGCGCGCATCATGCGCGATCGCTTCGGCGCGACCAACCCTCGGGCGCAGCAGCTGCGTTTCCACACGCAGACGGCGGGCAGCACGCTCACCGCCCAGCAGCCCGACAACAACATCGTCCGCGTGGCCCTGCAGGCGCTCGCGGCGGTGCTCGGCGGCACCCAGTCGCTGCACTGCAACGGGCGCGACGAAGCGCTGGCGCTGCCGACCGAGGACTCGGCGCGCATCGCGCTCAGGACGCAGCAGGTCGTGGCGCACGAGAGCGGCGTGGCGAACACCATCGACCCCGTCGCCGGGTCGTGGGCCATCGAGGCGATGACGAACCGGATCGAGCAGGGCGCCGTCGAACTGCTCGATCGCATCGACCGGCTCGGCGGCACCCTGACCGCCATCGAGACCGGCGCGATTCAACGAGAGATCCAGGAATCGGCCTACCGGGCCCAGCTGGCGATCGACGGCGGCGAGCAGGTCGTGGTGGGCGTCAACCGCTTCCAGGACGAGTCGTCGCCCGGCGTGGACGTGCTCCGCATCGACCCGGAGATCGAGCGGCGCCAGGTGGACCGCCTGAGGGCGGTGCGCGCGGGCCGCGACGTCACCTCGTGGCGCGCCGGTCTCGACGCGGTCTCGCAGGCGGCCCGCGACGGCTCGAACCTGCTGCCGGCCATCCTCCGCGCCGTCGAGGCCCGGGCGACGGTGGGCGAGATTGCCGACGCCATGCGCGTGGTCTTCGGCGAGTACCGCGAGCAGTCGCTCGGCTGA
- the gpmA gene encoding 2,3-diphosphoglycerate-dependent phosphoglycerate mutase, whose protein sequence is MYTLVLLRHGESTWNKDNRFTGWTDVDLTERGRAEALEAGRLLAAEGLTFDVAYTSVLKRAIRTLWIVLDEMDLMWVPVHRDWRLNERHYGALQGLNKAETAARHGEEQTRIWRRSYDIPPPPLEAGDERHPAHDRRYGRLPTGQLPLTECLKDTVARFLPLWHETIAPTIARGDRVLITAHGNSLRALVKYLDGISDADIVDLNIPTGIPLVYQLDAALSPIKSYYLGDPEAARKAAEAVANQASRRA, encoded by the coding sequence ATGTACACGCTCGTCCTGCTCCGCCACGGCGAGAGCACCTGGAACAAGGACAACCGTTTCACCGGCTGGACCGACGTGGACCTCACCGAACGGGGCCGCGCGGAAGCCCTCGAGGCCGGGCGACTGCTCGCCGCCGAAGGCCTGACCTTCGACGTCGCCTACACCTCGGTCCTCAAGCGGGCGATCCGCACGCTCTGGATCGTGCTCGACGAGATGGACCTGATGTGGGTGCCCGTCCACCGCGACTGGCGTCTCAACGAACGCCACTACGGGGCGCTGCAGGGCCTGAACAAGGCCGAGACCGCTGCCCGGCACGGCGAGGAGCAGACCCGGATCTGGCGTCGAAGCTACGACATTCCACCGCCGCCACTCGAGGCCGGCGACGAGCGCCATCCGGCGCACGACCGCCGCTACGGGCGGCTGCCGACCGGCCAGTTGCCGCTGACCGAGTGCCTCAAGGACACGGTGGCCCGCTTCCTGCCGCTGTGGCACGAGACGATCGCGCCGACGATCGCCCGCGGCGACCGGGTGCTGATCACCGCCCACGGCAACAGTCTGCGGGCGCTCGTGAAGTACCTCGACGGCATCTCGGACGCCGACATCGTCGACCTGAACATCCCGACGGGCATCCCGCTCGTGTACCAGCTGGATGCGGCGCTCTCGCCGATCAAGAGCTACTACCTCGGCGACCCGGAAGCCGCACGCAAGGCGGCCGAGGCGGTGGCCAACCAGGCGAGTCGCCGCGCATAG
- a CDS encoding ABC transporter ATP-binding protein has translation MVDRLTTGFDVGGRFVPAVDDLTFEIARGETLGLVGESGSGKSLTALSILRLVEPPGRIAGGRVLFGGRDLLALPEHEIRRVRGAQIALIFQEPMTALNPVFTIGDQIAETLVVHGLASWSEARRRAVDLLADVRLPDPEQRARDFPHQLSGGMRQRALIATALACRPALVIADEPTTALDVTIQGQILDLLRELKERYGLSLLLITHDLGVIAQTADRVAVMYAGRLVEQGPVRQVFARPAHPYTQGLLASMPGTAAGGRLKAIDGVVPTPEAIQPGCAFAPRCPHRFAPCTADVPALSPVGDRHAARCFLLDPALTRAPGDTAG, from the coding sequence GTGGTGGATCGCCTCACGACCGGCTTCGACGTCGGCGGGCGGTTCGTGCCGGCGGTCGACGACCTCACCTTCGAGATTGCCAGAGGCGAGACGCTCGGCCTCGTCGGCGAATCGGGCAGCGGGAAGTCGCTCACCGCGCTCTCGATCCTCCGTCTGGTCGAGCCACCGGGACGCATCGCCGGCGGCCGCGTGCTGTTCGGCGGGCGCGACCTGCTGGCGCTGCCCGAGCACGAGATTCGGCGCGTTCGCGGCGCGCAGATCGCGCTGATCTTCCAGGAGCCGATGACGGCGCTCAACCCGGTCTTCACGATCGGCGACCAGATCGCCGAGACGCTCGTCGTCCACGGGCTCGCCTCGTGGAGCGAGGCTCGGCGTCGCGCGGTCGACCTGCTCGCCGACGTGCGGCTGCCCGACCCGGAGCAGCGGGCGCGCGACTTTCCCCACCAGTTGTCGGGCGGCATGCGCCAGCGGGCGCTGATTGCCACCGCCCTGGCGTGCCGGCCCGCGCTGGTCATCGCCGACGAGCCGACCACGGCCCTCGATGTCACCATCCAGGGCCAGATCCTCGACCTGCTGCGAGAACTGAAGGAGCGGTACGGCCTGTCGCTGCTGCTCATCACCCACGACCTCGGCGTCATCGCTCAGACGGCAGACCGCGTGGCCGTCATGTACGCGGGCCGTCTCGTCGAACAGGGCCCGGTCCGACAGGTCTTCGCCCGGCCAGCCCACCCGTACACGCAGGGCCTGCTGGCGTCGATGCCCGGCACGGCGGCGGGCGGGCGGCTCAAGGCCATCGACGGTGTCGTCCCGACACCGGAGGCCATTCAGCCGGGGTGTGCGTTCGCGCCGCGGTGCCCGCACCGCTTCGCGCCCTGCACGGCCGACGTCCCGGCGCTCTCGCCCGTTGGCGACCGTCACGCGGCCCGCTGCTTCCTGCTCGACCCGGCCCTGACCCGAGCACCCGGAGACACGGCGGGATGA
- the eno gene encoding phosphopyruvate hydratase: protein MSVKITRILGREILDSRGNPTIEVDVTLSDGSLGRAAVPSGASTGQREALELRDGDKSRYLGKGVRRAVAHVNGEIANAIVGQEFDQRALDDRLVHLDGTPTKSRLGANALLGVSMAALRASAGAAGVPLYEQVHGLTRGGGPLALPVPMMNILNGGSHADSNVDFQEFMVMPLGAPSFGEGLRWGVEVFHALRSILKKRGLSTNVGDEGGFAPSLTSNRDAIESVLEAIELAGLKAGHQVSIALDPAASEFFDEETKTYVLAKSGEGTRTSAQMIDLWADWARQYPVVSLEDGLAESDWDGWAQLTARLGATVQLVGDDIFVTNPGILRDGIARGIANSILIKLNQIGTVTETLDAMAMAWQAGYTTVVSHRSGETEDTTIADLAVGTGAGQIKTGSASRSDRIAKYNQLLRIEEAFGSAARYAGATAIHQSRR from the coding sequence ATGTCCGTGAAAATCACCAGGATCCTTGGCCGGGAGATTCTCGACTCCCGTGGCAATCCCACAATCGAGGTCGACGTCACGCTGTCGGACGGCAGCCTCGGGCGGGCGGCGGTGCCCTCGGGCGCGTCGACCGGACAGCGCGAAGCACTCGAACTGCGCGACGGCGACAAGAGCCGGTACCTCGGCAAGGGCGTCCGCCGCGCCGTGGCGCACGTCAACGGGGAGATTGCCAACGCGATCGTCGGACAGGAGTTCGATCAGCGCGCCCTCGACGACCGGCTCGTCCATCTCGACGGCACGCCGACCAAGAGCCGCCTCGGCGCCAACGCCCTGCTCGGCGTCTCGATGGCGGCCCTTCGCGCGTCGGCCGGCGCCGCCGGCGTGCCGCTCTACGAGCAGGTGCACGGCCTGACCCGCGGCGGCGGTCCCCTGGCCCTGCCGGTGCCGATGATGAACATCCTCAACGGCGGGTCACACGCCGACAGCAACGTCGATTTCCAGGAGTTCATGGTCATGCCGCTCGGCGCCCCGTCGTTCGGCGAGGGCCTGCGGTGGGGCGTCGAGGTCTTCCACGCACTGCGCAGCATCCTCAAAAAGCGTGGCCTGTCGACCAACGTGGGCGACGAGGGCGGGTTCGCTCCCAGCCTGACGTCGAACCGCGACGCCATCGAATCCGTGCTCGAGGCGATCGAGCTCGCCGGCCTGAAAGCCGGGCACCAGGTGTCGATTGCGCTCGACCCGGCCGCGAGCGAGTTCTTCGACGAGGAGACCAAGACCTACGTCCTCGCGAAGTCGGGCGAGGGCACGCGCACCAGCGCGCAGATGATCGACCTCTGGGCCGACTGGGCGCGGCAGTATCCGGTCGTCTCGCTCGAAGATGGCCTCGCCGAGAGCGACTGGGACGGCTGGGCGCAGCTCACGGCCCGCCTCGGCGCCACGGTGCAGCTCGTGGGCGACGACATCTTCGTCACCAACCCGGGCATCCTCCGCGACGGCATCGCGCGCGGCATCGCGAACTCGATCCTGATCAAGCTCAATCAGATCGGCACGGTCACCGAAACGCTCGACGCGATGGCCATGGCCTGGCAGGCCGGCTACACGACCGTCGTCTCGCACCGCTCGGGTGAGACGGAGGACACGACGATCGCCGACCTGGCGGTCGGCACGGGGGCGGGCCAGATCAAGACGGGCTCGGCGAGCCGCAGCGACCGCATCGCGAAGTACAACCAGTTGCTGCGCATCGAGGAAGCTTTCGGCAGCGCGGCGCGGTACGCCGGCGCCACGGCCATCCACCAGAGCCGGCGGTAG
- a CDS encoding ATP-binding cassette domain-containing protein, with product MNATTGRPLVEVRGLVKEFTRRPGLFARPTIVRAVDDVSFVIAEGETFGLVGESGSGKTTTGRCMLRLVEPTAGEVSFKGRDVLALGRTDLRLARREMQIVFQDPYSSLNPRMRVGDIVEEPLVIHALGGKRERRERVAELFRLVGLDPSHLARYPHEFSGGQRQRIGLARALALNPSFVVADEPVSALDVSIQAQVVNLMLDLQDRLGLTYLFIAHDLRLVRHICSRVAVMYLGRIVEMAPTASLFTSPRHPYTQALLSAIPVPDPDAVTSRITLDPDAFDRRAPLREVASGHFAAV from the coding sequence ATGAACGCCACGACCGGCCGGCCGCTCGTCGAAGTGCGCGGCCTCGTCAAGGAGTTCACCAGGCGTCCGGGCCTGTTCGCCCGCCCCACGATCGTGCGGGCCGTCGACGACGTGAGCTTCGTCATCGCGGAGGGCGAGACGTTCGGCCTGGTGGGGGAGTCGGGCAGCGGAAAGACCACGACGGGCCGGTGCATGCTGCGGCTGGTCGAGCCGACGGCAGGTGAGGTGTCGTTCAAGGGGCGCGACGTGCTCGCGCTCGGACGCACGGACCTGCGCCTGGCGCGGCGCGAGATGCAGATCGTGTTCCAGGACCCGTACTCGTCGCTCAACCCCCGCATGCGCGTCGGCGACATCGTCGAGGAGCCACTGGTCATCCACGCCCTGGGCGGGAAGCGCGAACGCCGCGAGCGCGTGGCGGAGCTGTTCCGGCTGGTCGGGCTCGACCCGTCGCACCTCGCGCGGTATCCGCACGAGTTCAGCGGCGGCCAGCGCCAGCGAATCGGCCTCGCGCGGGCGCTGGCGCTCAACCCGTCGTTCGTGGTCGCCGACGAACCCGTGTCGGCGCTCGACGTCTCGATTCAGGCGCAGGTCGTGAACCTGATGCTCGACCTGCAGGATCGCCTCGGGCTGACCTACCTCTTCATCGCGCACGACCTGCGGCTCGTGCGTCACATCTGCAGCCGCGTCGCGGTGATGTACCTGGGGCGAATCGTCGAAATGGCGCCGACGGCGTCCCTCTTCACGTCGCCACGCCATCCCTACACACAGGCGCTGCTCTCGGCGATCCCGGTCCCGGACCCCGATGCCGTCACCAGCCGGATCACGCTCGACCCCGACGCGTTCGACCGCCGGGCGCCGCTGCGGGAGGTGGCGTCGGGGCACTTCGCGGCGGTGTGA
- a CDS encoding TonB-dependent receptor encodes MARLTNILATTVTVGSVVVCAGQASAQPGQTRHLPQASTTLASLALDGRLEGVVVDERGAPLSGVAVTAQGVRLLFAVTDRQGRFRFERVQPGPYLVGANLPGYVASARELLQVMPSSATWQRFTLSSTSTAAVLSRPPSVMTAGLGSLDDLDSGTGASSEIPPHDHSPIAWRLRHLKRSVLRETTRGLDLGEFPSLGADDPPAAVRAGAMPSSFSVLPDGQVSGQVSFLTSSAFDGPAELFSTARMPSSIAYVALGAPLGDDSSWSVQGALMEGDLSSWVLVGFYERQLSSRHALTSGVSYGRQRYDGPDPIALAAMGDDSRTVTSYHAYDRWTLSPTATLTFGSRYASYGYIEQPLISPSAVLRWAQGEQTWLRASVSQLMLAPGAEEFEPTAMAGFWLPPQRTFSPLRNEQFQAERTRHVQAAIDHQVASYVFTARTFWQQVDDQIVTLFGVHFPDRPRANLGHYRTANAGDVEAYGWAVGLRRPVASRVRGSVEYTMARAHWTPSAQATTVARWAPSAARPTSERIHDVTTIVETEIPETATRVYALYKLNTGYTRPDTATRDPRFDARFDVQVSQRLPFMSFSSAEWEVLVAVRNLFREQAEGSSIYDELMVVRPPKRLVGGVLVRF; translated from the coding sequence ATGGCCCGCCTGACGAACATCCTCGCGACGACGGTGACGGTCGGCAGCGTGGTGGTGTGTGCGGGCCAGGCCTCCGCCCAGCCGGGGCAGACGCGCCACCTGCCTCAGGCGTCGACGACGCTGGCGAGCCTCGCGCTGGACGGGCGACTCGAGGGCGTCGTGGTCGACGAACGAGGGGCACCGCTGTCAGGGGTCGCGGTAACGGCCCAGGGCGTCCGCCTGTTGTTTGCGGTCACCGACCGCCAAGGACGCTTCCGGTTCGAGCGCGTCCAGCCGGGGCCCTACCTCGTGGGGGCGAATCTGCCCGGGTACGTCGCCTCGGCTCGTGAGCTGCTCCAGGTCATGCCGTCGAGCGCCACGTGGCAGCGGTTCACCTTGTCGAGCACCTCGACGGCGGCCGTCCTGTCCCGGCCACCCTCGGTGATGACCGCGGGGCTCGGAAGCCTCGACGATCTCGACAGTGGGACAGGGGCCTCCAGCGAGATCCCGCCTCACGACCACAGCCCCATTGCGTGGCGCCTGCGTCATCTGAAGCGGTCGGTGCTTCGCGAGACCACGCGGGGCCTCGACCTCGGCGAGTTCCCGAGCCTGGGGGCCGACGACCCACCGGCGGCCGTCCGCGCGGGCGCCATGCCATCGAGCTTCTCCGTGCTGCCGGACGGGCAGGTGTCGGGCCAGGTGAGCTTCCTGACGAGCAGTGCGTTCGACGGTCCGGCCGAGCTGTTCTCGACGGCCCGCATGCCGAGCAGCATCGCCTACGTCGCCCTCGGCGCGCCGCTTGGCGACGACTCGTCGTGGTCGGTCCAGGGCGCGCTGATGGAGGGCGACCTCTCGTCGTGGGTGCTGGTCGGGTTCTACGAGCGCCAGTTGTCGAGCCGGCACGCGCTGACCTCCGGTGTCTCGTACGGGCGCCAGCGATACGACGGCCCCGACCCCATCGCGCTCGCCGCGATGGGCGACGACAGCCGGACGGTGACTTCGTACCACGCGTACGACCGGTGGACGCTGTCTCCGACCGCCACGCTCACCTTCGGGTCGAGGTACGCGAGCTACGGGTACATCGAGCAGCCGCTCATCAGTCCGTCTGCCGTGTTGCGCTGGGCCCAGGGCGAGCAGACGTGGCTGCGGGCGTCGGTCAGCCAGTTGATGCTCGCTCCAGGAGCCGAAGAGTTCGAGCCCACCGCCATGGCGGGGTTCTGGCTGCCGCCGCAGCGAACGTTCTCGCCGCTCAGGAACGAGCAGTTCCAGGCGGAACGGACCCGCCACGTCCAGGCCGCGATCGACCATCAGGTCGCGTCGTACGTGTTCACCGCCCGGACGTTCTGGCAGCAGGTCGATGACCAGATCGTGACGTTGTTCGGCGTGCATTTCCCCGACCGGCCGCGCGCCAACCTCGGCCACTATCGCACCGCGAACGCGGGCGACGTCGAGGCGTACGGCTGGGCCGTCGGCCTCAGGCGGCCGGTGGCTTCGCGCGTCAGGGGCTCGGTCGAGTACACGATGGCCAGGGCGCACTGGACGCCGTCGGCCCAGGCGACCACGGTCGCGCGCTGGGCCCCGTCGGCAGCGCGGCCTACCTCGGAGCGCATTCACGACGTGACGACCATCGTCGAGACCGAGATCCCGGAGACCGCGACCCGGGTCTACGCCCTCTACAAGCTCAACACCGGGTATACCCGCCCCGACACCGCCACACGCGACCCGCGGTTCGACGCACGCTTCGATGTGCAGGTGAGCCAGCGGCTGCCGTTCATGAGCTTCAGTAGTGCGGAGTGGGAGGTTCTGGTGGCCGTTCGGAACCTCTTCCGCGAGCAGGCCGAGGGGAGCTCGATTTACGACGAGTTGATGGTGGTCCGACCGCCCAAGCGGCTCGTCGGTGGCGTCCTCGTCCGCTTCTGA